The Streptomyces sp. NBC_00569 genomic sequence GGTGCGCGTCCGGGATGCGGACGTCGGTGAGGAACACCTCGTTGAACTCGGCCTCGCCGGTGATCTGGCGCAGCGGCCGCACCTCGACACCGGGGTCGGTCATGTCACAGATGAAGTACGTGATGCCACGGTGCTTGGGCACGTCCGGATCGGTGCGGGCGATGAGGATGGCCCAGCGGGCGGTGTGGGCGCCGGACGTCCACACCTTCTGGCCGTTGATCACCCAGTCGCCGGTGGCCTCGTCGCGCACGGCGCGGGTGCCGAGCGCCGCGAGGTCGGAGCCCGCGCCGGGCTCGCTGAACAGCTGGCACCACACCTCCTCCCCGATCCACAGCGGGCGCAGGAAGCGCTGTTTCTGCTCGTCGGTCCCGAAGCCGAGCACCGTCGGGGCGGCCATGCCGAGGCCGATGCCGATGCGGCGCGGATCGTTGTCCGGGGCGTCCGCCGCGGCCAGTTCGGCGTCCACGACGGCCTGGAGCGAGCGCGGCAGACCGAGCCCGCCGAGGCCCTGCGGGTAGTGCACCCACGAAAGACCGGCGTCGAAGCGGGCCTTCAGGAAGTCGGTACGGTCCGTGGTCGCGGGCGGATACGCGGCCAGCAACTCCTGGGTGCGGCGGCGCAGTTCGGCGGCGTCGGTCATGCGACCGCCCCCTCGTGCCCGGGCACCACGGCGACGCGGCCGGTGGTGACGCCGTCGGCGACGCGCTGCACGGCGGCCGCCGCGCCGGCCAGCGGCACGCGCTCACTGATCAGCGGCTTGATCGCGCCGCGCGCCGCGAGCTCGGTGAGCTGCTCGTGGCAGTGGGCGACCAGCTTCGGGTCCTTGGTGTTGTACAGGCCCCAGTGCAGGCCGAGGATCGCGTAGTTCTTCACCAGGGCGTGGTTGAGGGCCGGGCTGGGGATCGTGCCGCTCGCGAATCCGACGACGACGATCCGCCCCTCGAAGGCGACGACCTTCGTGGACTGCGTGTACGCCTCACCGCCGACCGGGTCGTAGATGACGTCGGCGCCCCGGCCGCCGGTGGCCTCCTTCACGGCGGCGATGACGTCCTGCGCGCGGCGGTCGACGACGACGTCGCAGCCCAGGTCGCGGGCCACCTTCACCTTCTCCTCGCCCCCGACGACGCCGATGACGGTGGCGCCGGCGGCCTTGCCGAGCTGCACCGCGGCACTGCCGACGCCGCCGGCCGCCGCGTGCACGAGGAGCGTCTCGCCCGCCTGGAGGTGCGCCCTGCGGTGCAGGCCGAACCAGCCGGTCTGGTAGCCGATGTGCAGGGCCGCGGCCTCGGCGTCGTCGAGCGCGTCGGGCGCGGGCAGCAGGGCGGCGGCGTCCGCCACGGCGTACTCGGCGAAGCCGCCGTGCGGCAGCGCCGGGTTGGCCAGGACGCGCCGGCCGTCCTCCGTCTCGCCGCAGATCTCCACGCCGGGCGTGAACGGCATGGGCGGCCGCACCTGGTACTGGCCCCGGCACATCAGTGCGTCCGGGAAGTTGATGTTCGCCGCGCGCACCCTGAGCAGGACCTGCCCGTCCCCGGGGACGGGCCGCTCGACGTCGGCGAGCTCCATCACCTCGCTCGGCTCGCCGTTCCGGTGCACTTGCCATGCCTGCATGCGGGGCCTCCACGGGACTGCTTCGTCTTACCGGGCTCGCTCGCATACTAAGCGGTCGCTTGGATATCTGGGAACAGGCCGGGGCCCTTTTTCGCGCCTGCTGCCGCCGGCCTGCCGCAGGCATGGAGCTTTCGGCGTCCACGCGGTATCGATACGGCATGACCGACTCGACCGGCCCCGCCCGCGCGACGACACCGCGGGGGCTGCCCGCCCCTCCCCCGGTCGGCACGACAGCGCTCCCTCCGGGAACGTACCGGGGAAGCCTGGTCCTGGTCACGGGTGGCGGGACGGGTCTCGGAAAGGCCGTCGCCGCCGAGTTCGCGCGGCTCGGCGCCGATGTGTTGATCGTGAGCCGCCGGGCCGCGCACCTGGAGCCCGCACTGGAGGAACTGTCGGGGGTGAGCCGCGACGGCGCCACGGTGACAGCCGCGGTCTGCGACATCAGGGACCCGGACCGCATCTCCGAGGTCTTCGACACGGCGGAGGCGGCGCACGGGCGCACCCCCGACGTACTCGTCAACAACGCGGCCGCCAACTTCCCCGTACCCGCCGAGGACATGAGCCCGAACGCGTGGCGCACCGTCGTCGACATCACCCTCAACGGCACCTTCTACATGACCCGCGAGTTCGGCCGCAGACACCTCGCGGCGGGCACGCCGGGCTCCGTGATCGCCGTAGGCGCCTCCTACGCATGGACGGGCGGCCCCGGCTTTGCCCACAGCGCGGCGGCCAAGGCGGGCGTGAAGAATCTGGTGGAGACGCTGGCCGTGGAGTGGAGCCCGTACGGGATCCAGGTCAACGGCCTCGTGCCGGGGCTCATGCCGCACGAGGACATGACGGGGGACATCCGCGAGGGCCTCGGACGGGGCGACGCCGACCACGGTGCCCGGCAGCCCGCCCTGCGTGTCGGCGCGCCCCGCGAGCTGGGCTGGGCCGCCACCTTCCTCGCCTCCCCCTACGCCCGCTTCATCAGCGGCCACACGCTCGTCGTGGACGGGGCGAACTGGCAACGGCGAGGACTGGTGAGCCCGCCTGTGGTGACCGTGCGGGAGCAGCTGGGGAGGGGGCCGTTCCAGTAAGGACCGTTCCAGTAAGGGCCGTTGTAGGCGGTTCCTCGCGAAAGGGGAAATCGGCCGGTGGCTCACCAATTCGCGTTGCGGGCGAAGCCCGCGGGCCGCCCGCCGCATTGCCGCTTGGTCGGGTTCACTGATTTCGCTAACGTAAGTCCGTTTTGCATACGAGATTCACCGAAATGTTCGGTATCAGTTACCCGGTGATGGCGGCTCCCATGAGCCTGCACAGCGGCGGGACACTGGCCGCCGCGGTGTCCGCCGCCGGCGGGCTCGGCTCCTTCGGGGGTACGCATCCCTGGAAGGGACCTGACTGGGTCCGCGCGCAGATCGCGACCATTCGCGCCACGACGGACCGACCGTTCGGGGTCGGCTTCATCACTCCGTTCCTCCCCTTCACCGAGCCGCATTTCGACGCCGCGCTGGAGGAGCGACCAGAGATCGTCGCGCTGTCGTTCGCCAACCCCCAGCCGTGGCTTGCTCGCGCCAAGGACGCGGGAGCCCGGGTGATGTGCCAGGTCCAGACCTACGATGACGCGGAGACGGCCGTCGCCGCGGGCACCGATGTCCTCGTGGCGCAGGGCACCGAGGCCGGTGGCCACACCGGGACGATGGGCCTGCTGCCGTTCCTGGCCGGGATCGTGAGGCGGTTTCCCGATGTACCGGTACTGGCCGCAGGGGGAATTGCCGACGGCCGAACACTCGCGGCGGTCCTCACCGCCGGTGCGGACGGCGCCTGGCTGGGCACGGCGTTTCTCGCCACGCCCGAGGCGGTCGAGGTACACGACGTCCACAAGCGCCTGATCGTCGAGAGCGATGACACAGACACCGTATGGACGCGGGCCTACGACATCGCGTCGGGGCTGCCCTGGCCGGCGACCATCGGCGCACGCGTCCGCCGCAACCGGTTCACCGATGAGTGGTCAGGACGTGAGGCAACGCTGCGGGACCGCAAAGAGGAGGTCGCGCCCGCGGAAGACCTCAACCCCTTCGAGGCCTCGCCCGATCCCGACACGAGCGAGATCCTCTACGGGCAGTCGGCGACCTTCGTCGACGCCGTCCGCCCCGCTGCGGACGTGGTCCGGACGATCAGTGACCAGGCCGAGGCGATCCTGGCCTCGCGGCCTCGATCCCTGCTGCGCTGACTGAGAACGGCGATGACGCCGGTCAGCAGTGCGGCGCGCAGGATCGTTCGGCGCTGGGCTGAAGTGCGGTCCTGCCGACTCGCGGCGGGGCCCTTCGCGCGGGAATCCGACGGCGGGAGGGGGAAACGGCCGGCCGCTCGCCCCTTCGGGGATGCGGTCAGGCTTCCAGGCGGCGCTTGGCGAGCCAGGTGACGATCTCGGGGTCGTGGTGGTCGAAGAACAGCGAGCTTCCGGTGTCGAGGGTGGCGATCTGGGCCACCTGCTCGTCGGTGAGCTGGAAGTCGAAGACGTCGATGTTCTCGGCCATGCGCTCGGCACGCACCGACTTGGGGATGGCGACCACGCCGCGCTGGGCCAGCCAGCGCAGCACGACCTGCGCGACCGACTTGCCGTACTCCTTGCCGATCTCGGCCAGGAGCGGGTGGGAGAACAGGTCGTTCCTGCCTTCGGCGAAGCCGCCCCAGGACTGGATCTGCACGCCGTGCTCACGCATCAGGGCCTGGTAGTCGGCGCGTTGGAAGAAGGGGTGGGTCTCGATCTGGTTGACCGCTGGGGTGATCTCGTTGTTGACGATCAGGTCGAGCAGCCGGTCGGGGTAGAAGTTGGCGACACCGATGGCCTTGGCCAGGCCCTCGCCGTTGAGCGCCTCCATGGCGCGCCACTGTCCGTAGACATCGCCGAAAGGCTGGTGCATCAGATACAGGTCGAGGTAGTCCAGGCCCAGCTTGTTCAGGGACGTCTCGAAGGCACGGCGGGCGTTGTCCCCGGCCGGGGCGTCCTGGACCCAGAGCTTGGTGGTGACGAACAGGTCCCCGCGGGCGATGCCGCTGGAACTGATGGCGTGGCCCACGGCTTCTTCGTTGCCGTAGGCCGCCGCGGTGTCCAGCAGGCGGTAGCCGGCGGCCAGCGCGTCGGACACGGCGCGCTCGGTGTCCTCGGCCGGTATCTGGTAGACGCCGAATCCGATGAGCGGCATCTCGACACCGTTGCTCAAGGTCACGTACTGCATGGGGGGAGGTTCCTTTGCTGAAGGTGGAGTGAACGGTGTCAGGGGGTGATGAGGGACTTGAGGACCTGACGGTCGGCCATCGCCCGGTAGGCGTCGGGCGTCTGCTCGAGGGCGAAGGTCTTGTCGAAGACGCGGCCGGGGGCGATGGTGCCGTCCAGGATGTCGGGCAGCAGCTGCTCGATGTAGGCGCGGGCGGGGCTGGCGCCGCCGGTCAGAGTGATGTTGCGCATGAAGGCAGCCGGTCCGATCGGCCCCTGCTCGTACTGCGGAACACCGAGCCGGCTGATGATGCCACCGTCCAGGACCGCGCCCAGGGCCGTGTCGAGGGCTCGTCGGGTTCCGACGGCCTCGATCACCTTGTGGACGCCGCCGGTCAGCTCGCGGATGCGGGCGATGCCCTCCTCACCGCGCTCGGCGACAACGTCGGTGGCGCCGAACTTCCGGCCCAGGTCGGTGCGCGCTTCATGTCGGCCGGCGAGGACGATCCGCTCGGCACCGAGACGCTTCGCGGCGATCACCGCGCACAGGCCGACCGCGCCGTCACCGACGACCAGCACCTCGTCCCCGCGGCCGATGCCGGCGGTGACCGCCCCGTGGTGGCCGGTGGTCATCACGTCCGACAGCGCCAGCAGGGACGGGAGCAGCGCGGAGTCGGCGGCCACCGGCAGCTTCACCAGCGTGCCGTCGGCGTACGGGACGCGGACGGCTTCGCCCTGCCCGCCGTCGACGCCGTCGAACCCGTACCGGCCTCCGTTGCGGCACGAGATGTGCAGGCCGTCGGCGCAGTAGTCACAGGTGTTGTCGCTGTACGTGAACGGGGCGACGACCAGGTCACCCGCGTTCAGCCCGGTCACGTCGACGCCGGTCTCCTCGACGACCCCGAGGAACTCGTGCCCCATGGGACGGCCGGTGTCGGTGGCGGGCATCGACTGGTAGGGCCACAGGTCGCTGCCGCACACGCACGAGGCCACTACGTGGACCACGGCGTCGGCCGGCTGGACGATCTTGGGGTCGGGCCGGTCCTCGACACGGACGTCGCCGGCTCCGTACATCACTGCTGCGCGCATGAGGGGTGTCACTCCAAACGGGGGGGGTGGGCTGTCGCGGCGGGGCAGATCAGCGTTCGAGCATCTGCGCCTGCGCCTCGGTGTGCGTGTCGCCTGCAGCAGGTGGCAAGCTGCTGAGCTTGTCGAGCTGCTCGCCGGTCAGCGTGATCGCGTCGGCGGCGGTGTTCTCCTCCACCCTGCTGACCCGCTTGGTGCCGGGGATCGGGGCGATGTCGTCGCCCTGGGCGAGCAGCCAGGCCAGGGCCACCTGCGCGGGCGTGACACCGACTTCGGCGGCCACGCCCTGCACCTCGTCGGCGATCGCCAGGTTGCGCTGGAAGTTCTCGCCGGTGAAGCGGGGGTTGTCGCGCCGGAAGTCGCCCTCGTCGAACTGGTCGGTGGCGCGGACCGTGCCCGTCAGGAAGCCGCGGCCGAGCGGCGAGAACGGCACCAGGCCGATGTTCAGCTCCCGCAGGACCGGCAGGATGCGCTCCTCGATCCCGCGCGTCCACAGGGAGTATTCCGACTGGACCGCGGTGATCGGCTGGACGGCGTGGGCGCGGCGGATCGTGTCAGGGCCGGCCTCCGAGAGGCCGAACGCGCGCACCTTGCCCTCGGCGATCAGCTCGCGGACAGCGCCGGCGGTCTCCTCGATCGGCGTGTTCGGATCCACCCGGTGCTGGTAGTACAGGTCGATGTGATCGGTGCCCAGCCGCTTCAGGGACCCCTCGACGGCAGTACGGACATTGGCCGGGCCGGAGTCGAGGTTCCATGGGCCGTCGCCGGCGTGGGAGACCAGGCCGAACTTCGTGGCCAGCACCACCTGGTCCCGGCGCCCCTTCAGCGCCCGGCCCAGCAGCTCCTCGTTGGTGTAGGGGCCGTAGATCTCGGCGGTGTCGATGAGCGTGACGCCCAGCTCCAGCGCCCGGTGCACCGTCCTGATCGACCCCGCCTCGTCGGTACCGGAACCGGTGTAGCCGTGGGACATCCCCATCGCACCGAGACCGATCCGGGAAACCTCCAGGTCACGCAGCTTGATGTAGCGCATTTCGCCCTCTCAGGTTCGTGGCGTCGCCCGGCACCCTCGCTCTCGCCCGTCCGGCCACGTCATGCCTGGGGTGGTTCCGGCGCTGTTCCGGGGTGTAGGCGTCTTGCTCCTTCACCTTGGCCTGGACTGCTCCGGTGTGGCAGGGCGGGTTCTTCAGGGGTAATGACAGGGCCCCCCTCCCGCCTGCGCGGCTGGCACTGAGCGGGTGAGACTGGAGTCATGGCATCCGAGAGCGCGCACAGCGAGGGCGCCGAGCTGGGTCGCTACCTGCGCGCCCGCCGCACCCAGACCAGCCCCGAACACGTCGGACTCACCGTCGGCGCCGGCATCCGTCGCACCCCCGGCCTGCGACGCGAGGAGCTGGCCACCCTCGCCGGCATCAGCATCGACTACTACGTACGCCTGGAACGCGGCAAGGAGACCCGCCCCAGCCCTGCCGTCCTCGACGCGCTCGCCCGCGCCCTGCACATGGACGACCAGGAACACCAGCACCTGCGCGAGCTCGCCGCCCGCGCCGCCCGCTACGTCTCCGAACCACCGCCCGCGCCCAGCCGCACGGTGCGCCCCCACCTCAAACTGCTGCTCGAATCGCTGCGCCCGAACCCGGCCTATGTCATCAGCCGCAGCATGGACATGCTCGCCTGGAACCCCGGCGGCCTCGCCCTCTACGCGGGCCTGGACGACTGGCCCGTCAAACAGCGCAACCTGGCCCGCTACCTCTTCCTGCACCCTGCGGCCCGCGACCTCTTCCCCGACTGGGACCGGCAGATCACCGCCTGCGTCGCCCGCCTGCGCGCCATCGCCGGAACTGCCCCGGACGCCCCCGACCTCACCAACCTCGTCGGCGAACTCCTCCTCAAGAGCCCCGACTTCGCGGGCCTGTGGGAGCGCTACGAAGTGACCGGACGCAAGCCGGCGCACAAGACGTTCCAGCATCCCCAAGTCGGGACGGTCACCCTGACCTCACAGTCCCTGCACGTGGAAGGCACCCCCGGTCAGCGCATCGGCGTCTACACCGCCGAACCCGGCAGCCCTGACCACGACGCTCTGCTCCTGCTCGACATGACCGCATCACGGCCGGCAGAACGTCCCGCTCCCGCCCCGAAAGCCACCGGTCAGCAGCCGTAGGCCACTACGGGCATGCGACAGAGCCCCGCATCGGTCGCCGAGCGAAAGGCCGGCTCAGCGGTCCCCGGGGCTCGGTGAGGGGGACGGTACGGCCAGCGCCTTGCCTGTGCCCTCGTACGAGGCGTCGCAGCGCACGGCAATCCCTACTTCCCCTCGAACCGCGGCTCGCGCCGCTCCGCCTTCGCCGTATACCCCTCCCGGATGTCCTGCGACGTGAGTGTGAGCGCCGCGCTCATCGCCACGCGGTCGAGCGCGGCCCCGAGGCCCGCGTCCGCGAACGCGTCGATGTCGCGCTTGACGGCCTGCACGGCGAGAGGCGCGTTCCCCGCGATCTCCGCGGCGAGCGAATGGGCGGACTCCTCCAACTCCCCCACACCGGTGACCTGTTGGATCAGGTTCAGCCGGTGCGCCGTCCCCGCGTCGATGCGGCGGCCCGTCAGCGCGAGGTACTTGGCCCAGCCCGCGCCCGCCTCCCGCGCGATCCGTAGATCGCCACCCGCGTCGACGGCGACCCCGAGCCGCGCCTCCGGCAGCGCGAACACCGCGTCGTCGGCCGCGATCCGCACATCGGCCATCAGCGCCAGCTCGAACCCGACACCGAGGCAGTAGCCCTGCACGGCCGCGACGACGGGCTGCGGCAGGCCGGCGAACGCGCGGAACCGTTCATGGACCCAGCGGATGCCCTCGTAGTAGTTGCGCGTCCGCTCGGACCCGGAGCGCCCGGTGATCCCGCCGCCGGGCGCCTTGATGTCGATGCCCGCACAGAAGGCCCGCCCCTCGGCCCGCAGCAGCACCACCCGGATCGTGTCGTCGAAGCGGATCCGGTCGGCGAGCAGGCCGAGTTGGCGGCTCGACTCCCAGCTCCAGGCGTTCAGCTTCTCCGGCCGGCACAGGGTGAGGACGCCGATGCCACCCTCCTCGACGTGCAGCCGGAGCCGCCGCGCCCCCTCGCCCCCGCCTTCACCGTCATCGGGAAGTTCGTTGCTCGTCGTGTCGATCATCCCGCCACCACCCCGACTTTCCTGACGCATCATCAGAAGGCGCAGGGTAGGTGACGGGCCCTACCGACTGAAGAGTTCGAACGGTACGGCCGGTGTGCCACCGAAGCGCTCCGCGGCGGCCTGGACGTTGCCGGTGAGGAACGAGCGGCAGTAGGTCTCGGGGTTCTCGTCCGTCAACGCCTCGATGTACGTGCGGTGTTCGAGCAGGGAGTGCACGGCCCGTTCGATTCCGGGCGTCGCGTCGACCGCGTGCGTGGGCGACGACGAGCCCGCGACGGCGACCCAGCGCACGCCGTTCCAGGGCGCGAGGCCCTGCTCGACGAGTTCGGGGAAGATCCAGCGGTTGCCGGCGTCCGCCGCCGCGTCGAGGGTGGCGCGCCCGACGGCGACATGGTCGGGGGTGTTCCAGGCGACGCCGCCCCATGTGTCACGGTGGTTGAGCGTGATGACGAGTTCGGGCCGGTGCCTGCGGATCGCGGCGGCGATGTCGCGGCGCAGCGCGGTCCCGTACTCGACGACGCCGTCCTTGTGGTCGAGGAACTCGACGGTGTCCACGCCGACGACGGCGGCGCTCGCGCGCTGCTCCCGCTCGCGCAGGGGTGCGCACTTGGCGGGTTCGAGGGTGTCGATGCCCGCCTCTCCTCGGGTGGCCAGGACGTAGGCGACCTCGCGTCCGCCGTCGGTCCAGCCGGCGATCGCCGCGGAGCATCCGTATTCGAGGTCGTCCGGGTGTGCCACGACGGCGAGGGCGCGCTGCCAGTCCTCGGGCATGGGCAGCAGCTCGTCGGGGGCGGCGGTCTGGATCTTCGGCTCGGTCATGGCCGCACCCTAATGCGGCGTCGTCCGCGATGCGGGGGTGTTCGCGGGACGGGGAAGGCCGTCTCGCCTCCCCCGCCCCTGCCCTCTCAGACGTCTCCGCGCAGCATCGCGAGCAGCCGGTCGAGGACGCGCGGCGCTCCGGCCCGCAGACCGTCGTGCTCGAACTCGTCGGTGACCCATGTGCGCAGTCCCTTGACGGCGCGGGCCGTGCGCAGGGCGTGGGCCGTGTCGACGTACATGTCGTCGTGGTAGACGGCGGCGACGGCCGGCACCTCGTTGGCGGCCAGGCGCGCGGGGTCGTAGAGCGTGGCCCAGTCGGTGCGGGCGGCGAGGAGTTCGGCGGTCTCGCGCAGGGGGCGCAGGGCCGGGTCGCAGTCGAACATCCAGGGGTGCACGGACTCGCCCGTGAAGAGCAGGGGCCCGTCACCGGCGAGGGTCTTCGCGGCGTCGAACTGGGGGAACTCGCCGCGTACACGCTCGGCCGACCAGTTCGTGGGCCGGGCGTCCTGCCCGTAGATGGCCTCGTGCACGAGCGCGTACAGCGGGTGTCCGGCGTAGGAGAGCGTGGCCTGTACGTCCTCCTGGAACGCGTCGGACAGTTCGACGCCGGCGGGCGTGCGGACGAAGGCGTCCTCGAGGAGGTAGTGCAGGCGGTCGCTGCCGCCGGTCCCGCCGAGCAGGATGCCCAGGGACTGGAACGCCTCGACGGTCAGCCGGTAGCCGCCGTTCAGTACGGGCTCGTGCTCGGCGAGGTACTCGGCGATGCGGCGGGCGCGCTCGACGTCCTGCGGGTAGCGCGCGTAGTGCGCGGCGACCTTGCGTTCGATGCGCGGGTACGCGGCGCGGTAGACGTCGTCCGCGTGGCCGTCGAGCGTGGGCAGGCCGCCGGTGATGACAGCGGCGGTGAGGCCCTCGGGGGCCGTCGACAGGTAGTGGGTCACGCAGAAGCCGCCGAAGCTCTGGCCGAGAACGGTCCACGGGGCGCCGCCGGTCACCTCGCCGCGGATCGCCTCGCAGTCGCGGACGATCGAGTCGGCGCGGAAGTGCGCGAGGTAGTCGGCCTGTTCGCGCGGGCCGCCGCGCAGCGGGAGCGTCTGCCGGTTGGCCGGGGTGGAGCTGCCCGTGCCGCGCTGGTCGAGGAGGAGCACCCGGTGGTCCTGGAGAGCCCGGCCGAGCCAGGCCTGCTTGCCGGAGAACCGGTTGGCGCCGAATCCGGGGCCGCCCTGGAGGTAGAGGAGCCACGGGAGGTTGGCGTGTTCTTTCCCGATGGCCACCGCCTCGCGGGCGAACAGCTCGATGCTCTCGCCCTCGGGGTGATCGTGGTCGAGCGGCACTGAGAAGCGGCGGTCGGTGAGGACGACACCGGGCTGGAGGTATGTGGCGGTCGTCAAGGGGGCTCCTGGGCGGCGTTCGGAATACGGTGTGCGGTGTCCGCTCAGTTCAGCACATGTCAGCGCGAGCCCAGACTCGACCCCCGTACGACCAGCTCGGGCTGGAGGACGACCCTGCGGTGGCGGTGGGGTTCGCCGCTCGCGGGTTCCGTCTCCTCCAGGAGGAGTTCGGCGGCCATCGCTCCCATGGTGACGGCGGGCTGGCGCACCGAGGTCAGGGGCACGGTGGCGGCCGACGCGAACTCGATGTCGTCGTAGCCGACGATCGCGATGTCCTCGGGGACCCGTACACCGGCCGCGTACATCGCCTGGAGGACGCCGAGGGCGAGCAGGTCGTTGGCGCAGAACGCGGCGGTGGGGCGGTCGGCGAGGCCGAGCAGGCGGGCCCCGGCGTCGCGTCCCGCCGCGACGTCGAGCCGCTCCGTGGGCAGTTCGCGCAGCGCTCCGGCCGGGAGGCCCGCCTCCGCCAGGGCCTGGAGGGCGCCGGTGCGGCGGTCCTTGACCTGGTTGAGCGCGGGCGGTCCGCTGACGTAGGCGATGCTGCGGTGTCCGGCGTCGACGAGGTGGCGAACGGCGAGCGCGCCGCCGGTGACGTCGTCCACGGACACGGAGCACTCCGAGGTGCCCTCGGCAACGCGGTCGACAAGCACGAACGGGATGCCGTGCCGGCGGAAGCTCTCGATGTTGCGGCCGCTCGCGTCGGCCGGGGTGAGAAGCACGCCCCGCACGCGCTGCTCGGCGAACAGGGAGAGGTACTCCGCCTCCTCGGAGGGGTTCTGCGCGCTGTTGCACACCATGACGCCGAGCCCGGCCTCGCGCGCGGCACGTTCGGCGCCGCGCGCGACGTCCACGAAGAACGGGTTGCCCATGTCGAGGACGAGCAGCCCCATGATGCGGCTGCGGCCGGCGCGCAGCTGGCGCGCCGACTCGCTGCGTACGTAGCCGAGCCGGTCGATGGCGGACAGCACCCGGGCCCTGGTGTCGGAGGCGACGGAGTCCGGGCGGTTGATGACGTTGGAGACCGTGCCGACGGAGACTCCGGCGGCGCGGGCGACGTCCTTGATACCCACCGACTGGGCCATCGGGCGGGGACCTCCATGGGGCGATGAGCGACGGGAATGGTTCAGATTACCCGTGAATGCGCTGGTGGCTGTGGGACGGGGGACGCGCAGGACGGCGGCCTCAGAAGTGGTAGTCGTCGATGTTCTTCCGGTCGAAGACGGTCGGCTTGCCGAGGTCGATCACACCGTCCTTGCCGATGGTGAAGGTGCCCATGGCGCCGGCCTTGAAGGTCTCGCCCTCCTTGCCGGTGATCTGCCCGGACGACAGCGCGACGGCGGTGCGGGCGGCGAGCTCGCCGAGCTTGGCCGGGTCCCACAGCTCGAAGCCCTCGACGGTGCCGTTCTTGACGTACTTGCGCATGTCGTTGGGGGTGCCGAGGCCGGTCAGGGCGACCTTGCCCTTGTACTTGGAGCCCGACAGGTACTGGGCGGCGGCCTTGATGCCGACGGTGGTCGGGGAGATGATCCCGGCGAGCTCGGGGTGTTCCTGGAGGAGGCCCTGGGTCTGCTGGAAGGACTGCTGGGCGTCGTCGTTGCCGTACGCGACCTTCACCAGCTTCATGTCCTTGTACTTGGGCTTCTTCAGCTCGTCCTTCATGAAGTCGATCCAGGTGTTCTGGTTCGTCGCGGTCTGCGCGGCGGACAGGATCGCGATCTCGCCCTTGTAGCCAATCTGTTCGCCCAGGAGCTGGACCTGGGTGCGGCCGAGCGCCTCGGCACTGGCCTGCGAGACGAAGGCGTTGCGGCACTCGGGCTTGGTGTCCGAGTCGTACGTGACGACCTTGATGCCGTTCTTCATGGCCTGCTTGAGGGCGGTGCACAGGGCGCCGGGGTCCTGTGCGGAGACGGCCATCGCGTCGACCTGCTGCTGGGTGAGCGTGTTGACGTAACTGACCTGTCCGCTGGTGTCGGTGGCGCTGTTGGGGCCGGTCTCCTTGTACGTCGAGCCGAGCTCGGTGACGGCCTTCTCGCCGCCCTTGTCGGCGGTGGTGAAGTACGGGTTGTTGACCTGCTTGGGCAGGAAGGCGACCTTCAGTCCCTTCTTGGTCGCGGCTCCCGGGTCGGCCTTGGCGTGGGAGGAGGTGCCGGCGTCGTCGTCC encodes the following:
- a CDS encoding NADPH:quinone oxidoreductase family protein, with amino-acid sequence MQAWQVHRNGEPSEVMELADVERPVPGDGQVLLRVRAANINFPDALMCRGQYQVRPPMPFTPGVEICGETEDGRRVLANPALPHGGFAEYAVADAAALLPAPDALDDAEAAALHIGYQTGWFGLHRRAHLQAGETLLVHAAAGGVGSAAVQLGKAAGATVIGVVGGEEKVKVARDLGCDVVVDRRAQDVIAAVKEATGGRGADVIYDPVGGEAYTQSTKVVAFEGRIVVVGFASGTIPSPALNHALVKNYAILGLHWGLYNTKDPKLVAHCHEQLTELAARGAIKPLISERVPLAGAAAAVQRVADGVTTGRVAVVPGHEGAVA
- a CDS encoding acyl-CoA dehydrogenase family protein; amino-acid sequence: MTDAAELRRRTQELLAAYPPATTDRTDFLKARFDAGLSWVHYPQGLGGLGLPRSLQAVVDAELAAADAPDNDPRRIGIGLGMAAPTVLGFGTDEQKQRFLRPLWIGEEVWCQLFSEPGAGSDLAALGTRAVRDEATGDWVINGQKVWTSGAHTARWAILIARTDPDVPKHRGITYFICDMTDPGVEVRPLRQITGEAEFNEVFLTDVRIPDAHRLGEIGDGWKVAQTTLMNERVSIGGSRIPREGGMISAVAKTWRERPELRTHDLHQRLLKLWVEAEVARLTGERLRQQLVAGQPGPEGSGMKLGFARLNQEISGLEIELLGEEGLLYGDWTMRRPAVVDFLARDAGYRYLRAKGNSIEGGTSEVLLNIVAERVLGLPSEPRTDKDVAWKDLAR
- a CDS encoding zinc-binding dehydrogenase, whose protein sequence is MRAAVMYGAGDVRVEDRPDPKIVQPADAVVHVVASCVCGSDLWPYQSMPATDTGRPMGHEFLGVVEETGVDVTGLNAGDLVVAPFTYSDNTCDYCADGLHISCRNGGRYGFDGVDGGQGEAVRVPYADGTLVKLPVAADSALLPSLLALSDVMTTGHHGAVTAGIGRGDEVLVVGDGAVGLCAVIAAKRLGAERIVLAGRHEARTDLGRKFGATDVVAERGEEGIARIRELTGGVHKVIEAVGTRRALDTALGAVLDGGIISRLGVPQYEQGPIGPAAFMRNITLTGGASPARAYIEQLLPDILDGTIAPGRVFDKTFALEQTPDAYRAMADRQVLKSLITP
- a CDS encoding aldo/keto reductase, which gives rise to MRYIKLRDLEVSRIGLGAMGMSHGYTGSGTDEAGSIRTVHRALELGVTLIDTAEIYGPYTNEELLGRALKGRRDQVVLATKFGLVSHAGDGPWNLDSGPANVRTAVEGSLKRLGTDHIDLYYQHRVDPNTPIEETAGAVRELIAEGKVRAFGLSEAGPDTIRRAHAVQPITAVQSEYSLWTRGIEERILPVLRELNIGLVPFSPLGRGFLTGTVRATDQFDEGDFRRDNPRFTGENFQRNLAIADEVQGVAAEVGVTPAQVALAWLLAQGDDIAPIPGTKRVSRVEENTAADAITLTGEQLDKLSSLPPAAGDTHTEAQAQMLER
- a CDS encoding NAD(P)H-dependent flavin oxidoreductase: MHTRFTEMFGISYPVMAAPMSLHSGGTLAAAVSAAGGLGSFGGTHPWKGPDWVRAQIATIRATTDRPFGVGFITPFLPFTEPHFDAALEERPEIVALSFANPQPWLARAKDAGARVMCQVQTYDDAETAVAAGTDVLVAQGTEAGGHTGTMGLLPFLAGIVRRFPDVPVLAAGGIADGRTLAAVLTAGADGAWLGTAFLATPEAVEVHDVHKRLIVESDDTDTVWTRAYDIASGLPWPATIGARVRRNRFTDEWSGREATLRDRKEEVAPAEDLNPFEASPDPDTSEILYGQSATFVDAVRPAADVVRTISDQAEAILASRPRSLLR
- a CDS encoding SDR family oxidoreductase, whose protein sequence is MTDSTGPARATTPRGLPAPPPVGTTALPPGTYRGSLVLVTGGGTGLGKAVAAEFARLGADVLIVSRRAAHLEPALEELSGVSRDGATVTAAVCDIRDPDRISEVFDTAEAAHGRTPDVLVNNAAANFPVPAEDMSPNAWRTVVDITLNGTFYMTREFGRRHLAAGTPGSVIAVGASYAWTGGPGFAHSAAAKAGVKNLVETLAVEWSPYGIQVNGLVPGLMPHEDMTGDIREGLGRGDADHGARQPALRVGAPRELGWAATFLASPYARFISGHTLVVDGANWQRRGLVSPPVVTVREQLGRGPFQ
- a CDS encoding aldo/keto reductase, whose amino-acid sequence is MQYVTLSNGVEMPLIGFGVYQIPAEDTERAVSDALAAGYRLLDTAAAYGNEEAVGHAISSSGIARGDLFVTTKLWVQDAPAGDNARRAFETSLNKLGLDYLDLYLMHQPFGDVYGQWRAMEALNGEGLAKAIGVANFYPDRLLDLIVNNEITPAVNQIETHPFFQRADYQALMREHGVQIQSWGGFAEGRNDLFSHPLLAEIGKEYGKSVAQVVLRWLAQRGVVAIPKSVRAERMAENIDVFDFQLTDEQVAQIATLDTGSSLFFDHHDPEIVTWLAKRRLEA